AATGTCTCTTGGAAGGTCTACCACTTTCCCTCTGAAGTTCTCCTTATCTAATTCAAGCCAAGGTGGTATGCTTCTTGGGTCCACGTTTTGTAGGTTTTCCAAAAGCTGTGGTATATCCCTTGAGGAGGGCTTTACCTCTATTACGTCTCCCACCTCAACCCTGTAGGAGGGTATGTCCACCTTCTTACCATTTACTAAAAAGTGCCCATGCACTATCCATTGTCTTGCCTGCCTTCTGGTGCAGGCAAAACCTAACCTATAGACTACATTATCAAGTCTTCTTTCCAAGAGTTGGAGAAGAACCTGTCCTGTGTTCCCTTTGGAGCGGGATGCCTCGTCAAAATATCTTTTGAACTGCTTCTCTCTTAGACCTCCATAAAGAAACTTGAGCTTTTGTTTTTCCATAAGTCTTATGCCGTATTCGGTAAGCTTTCTTCTTCTACCCTTTATCCTTCCGTGCTGACCGGGTGGAAAGTTTCTTCTGGCTAAGATTTTTGGTGCACTCTTTTTACCCGATACAACCACCCCAAATCTTCTATCTATCCTTACCAGAGGTCCTATATACCTACCCATGCCTTAAACCCTCCTCTTGGCTGGTGGTCTGCATCCATTATGAGGTATGGGCGTCACATCCCTTATTGCTTTTATCTTTATACCAGCGGCGTATATGGCTCTGAGAGCGGACTCTCTTCCTGCACCTGCTCCTTTTATCCTAACTTCCGCTTCTTGAAGTCCATACTCTTGCATAGCCCTCTTTGCCGCCTTTTGTGCTGCAAGCTGTGCTGCATAGGGCGTGCTCTTCCTCGTTCCCTTAAAACCTACAGTGCCACCGCTTTCCCAAACAAGGACGTTGCCCTGCTTATCGGTTATGGTTACTATGGTGTTGTTAAAAGTGCTAAGTATGTGAACTATACCTTCTGTTACGGTTCTTTTTTGTTTTTTAGGTTGTTGCCTTCTCGCCATCAATTACCTCCTTACTTTACTATCTTTTTCTTAGTTCCACCAACGGTTTTTCTTTTACCCTTTCTGGTTCTTGCATTGGTCCTTGTTTGCTGACCTCTTACTGGCAAACCCTTTGCATGCCTTATACCTCTATAACATCCCATGTCTATGAGCTTTTTAATGTTCATTTGAACTTCCCTTCTGAGGTCACCTTCCACGGTGTAGTTTTGCTCTATAAACTTCCTTATGGTATTTAACTCTTCTGGTGTTAACTCTCCAAGCCTTTTGGTGCAGGGTATACCGGTTTTCTCACATATCTCCCTTGCCCTTGACCATCCTATGCCATAAAGGTATGTAAGGGCAACCTCTAACTTTTTTCCATCAGGAAGGTCAACACCCGCTATCCTTGCCATCTTCTACCTCCTCAATTACCCTGTCTTTGTTTGTGCTTTGGGTTTTCGCATATTACCATAACTCTTCCCTTTCTCCTTATCACCTTACACTTGTCGCATATGGGTTTAACAGAGGGCTTTACCTTCATGCTTACCTCCTTGTAAGCTAAAAATTATAGCACAAAATCATCCTCTGTATATTATTCTTCCTCTTGTGAGGTCATAGGGGGATAGCTCCACCTTAACCTTGTCGCCGGGTAGTATCCTGATAAAGTGTATCCTCATTTTACCAGACACATGGGCAAGCACTTCATGTCCCGTTTCCAACCTTACTTTAAACATGGCATTAGGCAGAGCCTCTATGACCTCACCCTCAAGCACTATACCCTTTTCCTTTTGTTTTTCTTCTCCCTTCTTCTTAGCCATCTTTAAACTCCGTCAATATTATAGGTCCTTGTTTTGTTACCGCAACCACATATTCATAGTGTGCTGCGGGGCTTCTGTCTGCGGTTATAACAGTCCAACGGTCGCCATCATGAGATATCTCCTCTGTTCCGAGAGAAAACATGGGCTCAATAGCCAATACCATACCCTGTCTTAGCTTGTAGTCCTTTTTTTCCCTTTTTAGAGTTTCAGGATGGTTTGGTATGAAGGGGTCTTCGTGCACCTTTCTACCTATGCCATGACCTCCGAGGTTCTTAAGCGGATATACACCATACTTTCTTGCTACCTTGTAGATAGTTTCCACTATATCTGAGACCCAATTGCCAGGCACGCATACCTTGACCGCCTCTTCAAGGGCTTCCTTCGTTGCCTTCATAAGCAATGCCTTTTCCTTGCTTATTTCTCCTACCGCTACGGTGATGGCTGAATCACCTGCATAGCCTTCCACATAAGCTCCAAAGTCCAGGCTCACGATATCACCGTCTCTTATTATTTGCTCCTTCTTTGGTAAGCCATGAACCACCGCCTCGTTTACAGAAACGCACAGGCAGGCTGGAAACCTTTCGTCGCTAAAGGGTGGCTTGTAGTTGAGAAAGGCAGGCTTTGCACCCCTCTTCTTTACTTCCTCTCTCGCTATCAACTCCAACTCATAGGTAGATATGCCCGGTCTTACCGCTTTTACAACTTCCTGCAGGACCTCAACTACTACAGCGCACGCCTTCTTTATCCTTTCAATCTCCTTAAAGGAATATAGCTCAACCGCCATTCTTTAATACCTCTAAAAGCCTTCTGTTTACTTCCTGTATATCCTGCTCTGCGTCCAATCTTGTTAATTTATTCCTTTCTTGGTAAAATTCAACAAGAGGTTTTGTCTGTTCCACGTATACCCTATATCTTTTCCTTATGACTTCTTCCTTGTCATCCTCTCTCTGGATAAGCTTTCCACCACACAGGTCGCATATACCTTCTTGCTTTGGTGGATTGTATTTCTTGTGGTATACCGCGCCACATTGAGAGCAGGTAAGCCTTCCAGAGAGTCTCTCCACTACCACCTCTTCAGAAATGTCAAAAAGGAAGACCCTATCCACCTGTTTGTTGTAAGCTTTTAGCATTTCCTCAAGAGCGAGAGCTTGTGGCACAGTTCTTGGAAAGCCGTCAAGTATAAAACCACCCTCCTTAGGCATAACCTCTTCTATTAAGGATATCATAATACTATCTGGGACAAGCTCTCCCCTTTCCATGTATTCCCTTGCCTTCAAGCCCAAAGGAGTTTGGTTTTTCACCGCTTCCCTTAGTAGGTCTCCTGTGGATATGTGCAAAAGACCAAGCTCCTGAGAGAGCTTTTTTGCCTGCGTCCCCTTACCAGACCCAGGAGGTCCTAAAAAGACCACTATCACCTTACCTTCCTCCTGTATTTGGTATATTTCTGTTGAAGGAGCTGTGCTTCAAGTTTATTTATGGTATCAAGGGCAACACCTACCACTATAAGTGCTGTTGTTCCTCCAAAATAGAAGGGCACATTAAGCCAAAGACTTACAAAGATGGGCACAACCGCCACCACACTGAGGAAAAGGGCACCTACAAAGACGAGCCTGTTTATTATGTATTCAAGGTATCTCTGTGTATCTTGACCAGGTCTCACCCCTGGGATAAAGGCACCTGCCTTTCTTAGATTATCCGCCACATCCACAGGGTTTATAAGCACTGCAGTGTAGAAATAGGTGAAAAAGATTATGAAGGCTACGTATAGTATGTTGTAAGGCAGTGTGGTTGGATTAAAGGCGTCGTGTAGAGCTTTCGCAATAGGGTGCTGTATGAAGCCTAAAATAGTTGAAGGTATTATAAGAAGAGACTGGGCAAAGATGATTGGTATAACACCTGCAGGGTTTATCTTTATAGGGAGATAGCTGGAAGTGCCAACAATTTCCTGCCTACCTACCTGCCTTCTTGGATACTGGATTGGCACCCTTCTTTCTGCCTCTTGTATGAATACGATAGCAACAACCACAGCCAAGATAAAAAGTATAGCACCCACAAAGGCAAAGGGTGAGATATCTCCGTTCCTTAGCATATCCCACAGTCTTATGCCTGCACTGGGAAAGCCTGCCACTATACCCGCAAAGATAAGCAAGGACATGCCGTTGCCAATACCCTTTTCAGTTATCCTATCACCCACCCATACAAGAAACATGGTGGAAGAAACAAGGGCTATTACTGTGGTTATGGAAAAGAGGAAACCCGCATCTAATACTATAGGTGTTCCTCTTGGTGAAACTTGACCTTGAAGCCATATTGCAATACCTATGGATTGAACAAAAGCAACAAAAAGAGTCAGATACCTTGTATATTGGTTTATCTTATACCTTCCGTAATCTCCCTCCTCCTTTGCGAGCCTTTGGAGTTCTGGCACAGCCACAGTAAGAAGTTGCATCATTATGGAGGCAGATATGTAAGGCATAACTCCAAGGGCAAAGAGGGTCATCCTACTTAGATTTCCACCCGAAAATATGTCATAGAGGTAGAAAAGTGTTCCCTCAAAGCTCTTGAAAAACTCCTGAAGAGCGTCGGTGTCTATGCCAGGTAAGGGTATATGACTACCAAACCTGTATATGGCTAACATAAACAAGGTGTATAGAAACTTCTTCCTAAAATCCTCAATGGAAAGAAGCTGTTTTATATACTCTACCACTTTATCTCCTCACAGCTTCCACCAACTGCTTCTATCTTCTGCCTTGCGGACTGAGAGAAGGCGTGAGCTTTTACTTTGAGTGGCTTGGTGAGTTCTCCGTCTCCGAGCACTTTTACTGGCATACCCTTCTTCACAAGCCCCTTTTGAAGGAGAAGCTCTGGAGTTATCTCTTGACCTGCATCAAAGTATTTCTCTAAGGTCTTGAGGTTTACTACCGTATACTCCACCCTGTTTACAGGTTTGAAACCTCTTTTTGGCACCCTTTTGTGAAGCGGTGTTTGTCCACCTTCAAACCATGAAGGGAGCTTTCTGTCTCCAGACCTTGACTTCTGACCCTTATGACCCCTTCCACAGGTTTTACCACGTCCAGAGCCTATACCCCTTCCTACCCTTTTTCTTTCCCTTACCGCTCCTTCGTTGGGTGCAAGCTCGTGCAGTTTCATTCCTCTACCTCCTCTACCTGAAGAAGATGAATTGCTTTACGTATATTGCCTCTTACCATAGGATTGTCCTCAAGCAAAACCACTTGACCCACCTTCCTTAGCCCAAGGCTTTTTACCGCCTTTATTTGAGCTTCTGACTTTCCCGCAAGACCTCTAACAAGCTTTACTCTGAGCTTTGCCATGGTTTGCCTCCTTATGGGATACGCAGGTCTCTTGCGTAGATGTTATATCGCTTTCTTAGCACTTCTATATCTATGCCCCTTGCTTTTGCCACTTCTTCTATGGACCTTAGCTTGAGAAGTGCGTCAAAGACTGCCCTTACCACATTGTTGGGGTTTGTGCTTCCTTGGAGCTTGGTAAGCACGTCTGTGTAGCCTGCTAATTCAAAGATGGGTTTTGCAGCACCACCAGCCACTATACCCGTTCCACGCCTTGCAGGCATAACCTTTATCATAGTAGGACCATAATGTCCTATCACGTCGTGTGGGACAGTGCCGTTTTCTATTGGCACTCTTATTATGTGCTTTTTCCCATCCTCTATAGCTTTGGCTATTGCTATTGGCACTTCCCTTGCCTTTCCGAGCCCAAAGCCTACAAAACCTCTCCTGTCTCCTACTATCACCAGGGCACTAAAGGAGAACCTCTTTCCACCCTTTGTAACCCTCGTGGTCCTCCTTGCATAAATGAGTCTCTCTTCTATTTGGAGCTGGTCTTCAAGCTCCGCTATACCCTGCTCTTTTCTTTTCTTGTCAATTAAACTTTCAATAGATACGCCACCCATCTTTGCCTCCTTTAGAATTCAAGACCAAGTTCTCTGCATTTATCTGCAAAAGCCTTTATCTTTCCGTGGTAAAGGAAACCACCTCTATCAAAAACCACCTTTTTTATACCCTTCTCCATAGCCCTTTTGACAAGGAGCTCCGCAACCTTTTGCACGTCCTGTATAGACTTTCCACCCCTTTTGCCTGTTAGTTGAACATACTCACGGTCTATAGAGGAAGCGGAGACTAAAGTCCTTGATTGTCCTCCAGAATCATCAATAATCTGTGCGTAGAAGGCATTAAGACTTCTGTAGACACACAACCTTGGTCTTTCAGGAGTTCCAGATATCTTCTTCCTTATTCTTTTGTGTCTCCTTTCCCTTTTCTCATGTCTATTTAGCTTTGCCATATTTCACCTCCTTACTTTTTACCACCCTTACCCTTTCCAGCAGCCTTTCCTGCCTTTAGTCTGAGAACTTCACCTTCGTACCTTATACCTTTACCCTTATATGCATCGGGTTTTTTGAAGGCTCTTATTTGAGCACACACCTGACCTACCCTGGCTTTGTCTATACCACTTACATATATTTTGTTTTCCTTGACCTCTATCTTCACGTCTGGGGGAATAGGGTAAATCACAGGGTGAGAAAATCCAAGATTAAGCTCTAAGTTATTACCCTTGACCGCAGCCCTATAACCAAGACCCACCACCTCAAGCACCTTTGTGTAGCCTTCAGTAACCCCTTTTATCATGTTTCTGATAAGTGCTGCAGTGGTGCCATGCATAGCCCGATGAAAGGGTAGGTCTGTGGGTCTTTCTACCCTTATGGTGTTGCCTTCCAGCCTTACACTTATGTCCGGATGGAGCTTCATAGACAGCTTGCCCTTTGGTCCTTCAACCCTAATTTCACCCTCTTGGATGCTTACCTTAACACCTGCGGGAATTTCAATTGGTTTCTTGCCTATTCTTGACATGTCCGCACCTCACCAAACATATGCTATTAATTCTCCACCTTTACCAAGTTTCCTTGCATCGTGGTCTGTAATAATGCCAGCGTCTGTGGAAAGTATAGCTATACCAAGACCCTTTTGCACGTAAGGTATCTTATGCTTTGGAACGTATACCCTCCTTCCAGGTTTGGAAACCTTCTTGATTTCAGAAATGACACTTTTCTCCTTTTTAGGGTCAAGGTATTTAAGGTGTATCCTTAGTGTGTACTGTGTGCCTTTTTTGTTTTCCTCAAGCCTTTCCCAGTCCCTTATATAACCCTCCTTTTTAAGGAGCTCCAAAATAGCCTCTTTTAGTTTTGAGGAGGGTGTATCCACGTAGTCTTTCCTTCTTCTTATGGCGTTCTTTATCGCAGAAAACATATCCGCTACTGGGTCCATCTTCTACCTCCTTACCAACTTGCTTTTCTAATACCTGGGATTTCACCCCTAAGGGCGAGCTCTCTAAAGCAAAGCCTACACATACCAAATTGTCTTATAAAACCTCTTGGTCTACCACACAAAGGACATCTGTTTTTCTGTCTTACCACATATTTAGGGAAGTGAAGCACATCCTTTGCAACTTTTGCTTTCCTTGCCATATTAACCTCCTACACTTCTTATGGGAAGCCCCAGCAAAGAAAGAAGCCAAAAGGCTTCCTCGTCTGTTTCTGCTGTGGTATGAATTATAATATCCATACCCCTTATGGCATCCACCTTCTCATAGTCTATCTCCGGAAAGACTATCTGCTCTGCAATACCAAAGGCGTAGTTTCCTCTGCCATCAAAGGACCTTGGATTGAGACCTTTAAAGTCCTTCACCCTTGGCAGTGCAACACATATAAGCTTATCTAAAAAGTCCCACATCCTTTCCTTTCTGAGGGTTACCTTTAGACCCACCGGCATACCCTTTCTAAGCTTAAAACCAGCCTCAGATTTCTTTGCCCTTCTAATTGCAGGATGCTGACCAGTTATAGCCCTGAGGTCCTCTATAGCCCTTTCAAGGTATTTTATGTCGTTAACCGCTTCACCAACACCCATGTTAACCACTATCTTGACTATCTTTGGCACTTCCATTGGGTTTTTGTAGCCAAAGCGGTTTATGAGCTGTGGAACAACTTCTTCCTTATACTTTCTGTAAAGTCTTGGAACATACTTGGTTTCTACGCTCATGCTCTAACCCTCGCTTTTTCTCTTATGAGGTCAATATTTTCGTTGCATTTCTTACAGTATCTGTATTTTCTTAGGACCTCTCCTTCCACCACCGTCCTTATTCCAACCCTTGTAGGTTTCCCACATTTTGGACAGATAAGCATAACGTTGCTGATGTGTATAGGAGCTTCTATTTCGTATATTCCACCTTCTCTTACGTTGGGAATTCCCTTTACATGTTTTTTCACAAGGTTTACATTCTTTACTATAACCCTGTTTTCTTCTCTGAGGACTTTTATTACTTCTCCTGTTTTACCCCTTTCCTTTCCTCTTAGGACAACCACTGTATCACCCTTCTTTATCTTATGAGCCATCACACTACCTCCGGAGCAAGAGATGCCAATTTGGTAAAACCTCTGTTTCTAACCTCTCTGGCTATGGGTCCAAGTATACGGGTCCCAAGAGGTTCTCCATACTGGTTTAGAAGGACTACCGCATTGTCGTCAAACTTTATATAGCTACCGTCTGGGCGCCTCACTTCCTTTTTCGTTCTAACCACTACAGCTCTGTATACCTTGCCTTTCTTTGCAGGGCTATTGGGTGCTGCCACTTTTACAGTAACAGTCACTACATCACCCAAGGTTGCATACTTTCTTGGTGCATAGGGTATACCTATTATCTGAACCTTTTTAGCTCCTGAATTATCCGCCACGTTTGCATAACTCTGCCTCTGCAACATGGTTTCCACCTCTACTACAATCTAAGAATTATACAACAAGTTAGCCCCTACTTATGGGACTTCCAGCTAAGGCTTACCATTTTAACCTAAATTATAGCTTTTTGTCAAGAGGTAAAATAAAGGCACGAATGGCTAAGAAAAGCCCTAAAAGTTCTTTGTTGAGTATTATACTTATAGGTTATGAGAGTTATCCTCTTTTCCGGCAAGGGTGGAGTAGGCAAGACTACAATTTCCGCAGCAACCGCCTATAAGCTGTCAACTCTTGGCTATAAGACTATAGTGGTTTCTCTTGACCCAGCTCACAGTCTGGGAGATGCCTTTGATATTCCAGAGGAAGAAAAGACCAAAGCAAAGGGACTACCTATAAAGATTTCTGAAAACCTATACATACAGGAGATAGACATACAGGAAGAGGTGGACAGATATTGGGGAGATGTTTATAGGTTTTTGGAGCTTCTTTTCAATACCACCGGGCTTGACCAAGTAGTATCCGAGGAGCTTGCCATACTGCCGGGTATGGAGGAGGTCACCAGCCTTCTATATGTAAACAAATACTACAAAGATGGAGAGTTTGACGCCTTGGTGCTTGACCTACCGCCTACTGGCGAGTCCTTGCGCTTTGTGTCCATGCCTACAGTGCTTAAGTGGTATATGAGAAAGATATTTAACGTGGAAAGGACTATACTCAAAGTGGCAAGACCTGTAGCACGACGCCTTACCGATGTCCCCATACCCGATGACGAATACTTCAAAGCCCTTGAAAATTTCTACGAAAAGCTAAAGGGAGTGGACGAGCTTCTTGTTGACCCCGAGATAACCTCTGTAAGGCTTGTGGCAAACCCAGAAAAGATGGTTCTCAAAGAAAGCCAGAGAGCCTTTATGTATTTTAACCTGTTTGGGGTAAACGTGGATGCGGTGGTGGTCAACAAGGTTTTACCACCTTTTGTGGAAGACTGCGAGCACTTTTCAAAATGGGTGCTAACACAGAAAAAACATCTTGAGGATATGCATGCCCTCTTTCATCCAGTTCCAGTCTTTACAGTTCCACTTATGGAGGATGAAATAGTAGGTGAAGAAAGATTGAAAATACTCTCTGACCTTATATATGGTGATACAGACCCCATAAGAGTTTTCCACAAGGAAAAGCCCTATGAGTTTATAGAGCAAAATGGAGATTATATGATAAAACTTAAGGCACCCTTCCTCACAAAGGATGGTTTGTCTGTCCTTAAAAGCGAAGGTGAGATAGTTATCCGGTGGAGAAACTTCAAGAGCCACATACTCCTACCAAGAAAGCTCAGAGACTACGAGCCAGTGGGTGCAAAGATTGAAGAAGGCTATTTGAAGGTCTTTCTCTCAAAGGCTACTTAGAAATTCCTTTATTCTTTTTAGGTCCTCCACAAACTCCTTTTCTCCACTGGGGTTTCTAAGGATGTAAGCGGGATGGTATGTAAGGAAGACTTTTATTCTTCTGTTGTATGGATATTCAAAAAATTGACCTCTATACTTGGATATGGGTAGAGATTTTCCTAATATTCCCTCAAGGGCGGTCGCACCAAGACAAACTATCAGCTTTGGGTTTATTATCTCTATCTCCTTTCTAAGGTAGGGTAGGCAGGTTTGCATTTCCTTTGGAGTAGGCTTTCTATTGCCGGGCGGTCTGGACTTTACCACGTTGGTTATGTATACTTCCTCTCGTCTTAGACCCACCTCTTGGAGTTTTTGATTTAAATACCTTCCCGCTCTACCCACAAAGGGTCTTTTCTGTTGGTCTTCTTCTTCTCCCGGTGCTTCGCCTACAAAGACCACAGGCGAATAGGGATTCCCTTCCCCAAAGACATAACCGCTTGCCCCCTCGTAGAGGATGCACTTTCTCTCTTCCTCAAGTTTTCTATACAAAGCCTTCAACATTTCCTCTTTGCTCTGGGTAGGTTCTTTGAGCTTTTGTGAAGGCTCTACCTGACTTTGCGGAGCTTCTTTTTCTATATACAAAACGTCAAAGCCAATTTCTATAAGAGACCTTATAGTATGCTTCAAAGTCTTCATCTTTTAAAGAGGTCTTCAAGCCAAGACCTTTCAAAGCACTTTACGCCTTCTTCATAACTTTGGCTCTTTTCTAAACAGCTTCTTATACCATCAAGCCTCTTTAAACCAAGATTTTTGCATATACTCCAAAAGTATCTACAGTATTCCTTATCCTTTAAAGGATTGCTTTCGCACTTTCGCCCTTCTGAGGCGTAAGCAAGGTAAATGGCAAAGAAAGACAAGAGAAAGAGCCTCATGCTCCTAATTTTACTTGCTTTCTGTATTTTTCCCATTCTTGTGGAAACTTCTGCATAGCTTGACGAATTAGCCTACCTGCAACTGCACCAAGACCACAGATAGAAGTGGGCTGTATGTGTGAGTTCACAAACTCAAAGCCTACCCATTCTCTTTCATCCGCTTCGTAGTGCACTATCTTCTCAAGGAGATTAGCCTGTTCATAAGTGCCAACCCTACAGGGCGTGCATTGACCACAGCTCTCATGAGCGTAAAACTCTGCTACCCACAGGCAAGCTTGGACTATATCGTCTTCTTCTGTCAGGACTATAACCGTTCCCGTCCCGCCAAAGCCAAAGGGCGAGTAGTCCATGGGTGTGTCTAACTCCTCTGCGGAAAAACAGTCAAGGGCTCCGGAGAATACTGCCTTAATCTTCTTGTTTCCAATAGTTCCTCCCGCATACTTGAAGATAACTTCTCTGAGGGTGGTGTTCATGGGGAGCTCATAGACCCCTGGCTTTTTCACTTTTCCACTTACAGGAAAGAGCTTGGGACCCGGATAGTCGCTTGGTCCTATGTAGCGATACTCTTCCCAACCCATACCCACTATGAGAGGAATGTTGCAAAGGGTTTCCACGTTGTTTACCACAGTAGGTCTTCCCCAAAGACCATATTGAACAGGAAAGGGTGGTTTTATCCTTGGAAAGCCTCTCTTACCTTCAAGAGATTCAATGAGTGCACTCTCTTCTCCGCATATGTAGGCACCTGCACCTCTTGCCACATAAATCTCAAGGTCAAAGCCAGAGCCCAGTATGTTTTTCCCAAGAAAACCCTTCTTCTTTGCCTCCTCTATGGCATCCCTGAGGATATAGTATCCCGCAGGATACTCACCCCTTATGTATATGAAAGCCTCATTTGCCCCTATGGCGTAGGCAGAGATTATCATACCTTCTATGAGAAGGTGTGGGTCTCTTTCTATGAGTATTCTGTCCTTGAAGGTGCCGGGTTCAGATTCGTCCGCATTGCATATGAGATATCTCGGTGCTGGGTTTTGAACCGCAAACTTCCACTTTCTACCTGTGGGAAAGCCTGCACCTCCTCTGCCCCTGAGCTGGCTTTTGTCCACCCAGTCTATTATCTCCTCAGGTTTCATGTTAAGTGCTTTTTCCAAAGCCTGATAGCCACCGTCTTTTAGATAATCCTCTATGGTGTGAACTCTTGGCTTTTTAGCCCTTTTTAACAAAAGGTTAAGCGTTGTTTCTGCGTATATTTCAGGTATAACGGGATAGGATCTCATGTAGCTTCTCCTTTGATTCAAATTTATAGGTGTCGTTATCTACCATGAAACAAGGTGCCTCTGAGCATGCACCTATGCATTGCACCCCTATGAGCTTAAACCTTCCATCCCTTGTGGTCTCACCTAAGGAGATGCCAAGTAGCTCCCTTAAGGCATTTAGCACCTTGTTAGAGTTCATAAGATTACACACAACGCTTACACAAACCCTTATCCTATGTCTTGCAGGTTCTCCCCTGTCAAACATATCGTAGAAGGAGACCACATTTTCCACGTGGCTTAGTGGCACTTCCAAGAGTTTTGCCACCTCCTCCAAGGCAAAAAAGGGTATATGTCCGTAGTAGTCTTGGACTTCATGGAGACAAAGCAACACCGCCTGTTCCTTTCTTGGAAAATACTCCACATGTTCCCTTAGCTTTTCCATTAGTTCCTGTGGCAAGACACTCATTAGTCTTTCACCTCGTCGCTGAATATCACTTCTGGCATATTAGCTTCTATTATATTCCTTTCTATTCCCATCTGTAGCAAAAGTCTTACCGCACGCCTGCCATCCTCTCCATAATCTAAGGTTCTGTGGTTTACATACATGCTTACAAACCTGTTGGTTCTTTCTGTGTCTTCTTTTATATCCCTTGCATACTCTCTGGCAAAGCTTAGGGCTTCTTCCCTATGCTGTAATGCATACTCTATACTCCTTCTCATTAACCTCTCCATCTTCCTTATTATCTCAACACCGAGGTCTTTTCTTATAATATTGCCACCAAGAGGAAGCACAAGATTGGTCTTCTCCATCCACCATTGACCCAGGTCAACAACCTTTTTTAGACCCCTATCTTGATAACTAAGCTGTCCTTCATGTATAACAAGCCCTGCGTCCACTATACCCTCCGCAACCGCATCTAAGACCTTGTCAAAAGGGAAAAGGACTTCCTCGAAGTCTGGTTCGTAGAGCTTTAGGACAAGATATGCAGTGGTAAGCCTTCCTGGAATTGCGACCCTTTTACCCCTTAAGTCTTCTAAATGCTCCTTGGCGACCACTATAGGTCCGTAGCCTTCTCCCACACTTCCACCACTGGGTAGCACCAGATATTTGTCTGCCACATAAGGATAGGCATGAAAGGATATGGCGGAGACCTCATAAGTCCCTTTTAGAGCTTCCCTATTAAGGGTTTCAATGTCCGCAAGCACATGCTCAATCTCCAAACCCTCTGTGTCTATCTTGCCAGCGGTCAGAGCATAAAACATAAAGGCATCGTCCGAGTCAGGGCTGTGGGCTATCCTTATCCTCATGCCTTT
Above is a window of Aquificaceae bacterium DNA encoding:
- a CDS encoding type Z 30S ribosomal protein S14, translated to MARKAKVAKDVLHFPKYVVRQKNRCPLCGRPRGFIRQFGMCRLCFRELALRGEIPGIRKASW
- the rplE gene encoding 50S ribosomal protein L5; protein product: MSVETKYVPRLYRKYKEEVVPQLINRFGYKNPMEVPKIVKIVVNMGVGEAVNDIKYLERAIEDLRAITGQHPAIRRAKKSEAGFKLRKGMPVGLKVTLRKERMWDFLDKLICVALPRVKDFKGLNPRSFDGRGNYAFGIAEQIVFPEIDYEKVDAIRGMDIIIHTTAETDEEAFWLLSLLGLPIRSVGG
- the rplF gene encoding 50S ribosomal protein L6, producing the protein MSRIGKKPIEIPAGVKVSIQEGEIRVEGPKGKLSMKLHPDISVRLEGNTIRVERPTDLPFHRAMHGTTAALIRNMIKGVTEGYTKVLEVVGLGYRAAVKGNNLELNLGFSHPVIYPIPPDVKIEVKENKIYVSGIDKARVGQVCAQIRAFKKPDAYKGKGIRYEGEVLRLKAGKAAGKGKGGKK
- a CDS encoding NADH-quinone oxidoreductase subunit F, translating into MRSYPVIPEIYAETTLNLLLKRAKKPRVHTIEDYLKDGGYQALEKALNMKPEEIIDWVDKSQLRGRGGAGFPTGRKWKFAVQNPAPRYLICNADESEPGTFKDRILIERDPHLLIEGMIISAYAIGANEAFIYIRGEYPAGYYILRDAIEEAKKKGFLGKNILGSGFDLEIYVARGAGAYICGEESALIESLEGKRGFPRIKPPFPVQYGLWGRPTVVNNVETLCNIPLIVGMGWEEYRYIGPSDYPGPKLFPVSGKVKKPGVYELPMNTTLREVIFKYAGGTIGNKKIKAVFSGALDCFSAEELDTPMDYSPFGFGGTGTVIVLTEEDDIVQACLWVAEFYAHESCGQCTPCRVGTYEQANLLEKIVHYEADEREWVGFEFVNSHIQPTSICGLGAVAGRLIRQAMQKFPQEWEKYRKQVKLGA
- the rpsH gene encoding 30S ribosomal protein S8, which encodes MDPVADMFSAIKNAIRRRKDYVDTPSSKLKEAILELLKKEGYIRDWERLEENKKGTQYTLRIHLKYLDPKKEKSVISEIKKVSKPGRRVYVPKHKIPYVQKGLGIAILSTDAGIITDHDARKLGKGGELIAYVW
- the nuoE gene encoding NADH-quinone oxidoreductase subunit NuoE, producing MSVLPQELMEKLREHVEYFPRKEQAVLLCLHEVQDYYGHIPFFALEEVAKLLEVPLSHVENVVSFYDMFDRGEPARHRIRVCVSVVCNLMNSNKVLNALRELLGISLGETTRDGRFKLIGVQCIGACSEAPCFMVDNDTYKFESKEKLHEILSRYT
- the rplN gene encoding 50S ribosomal protein L14 is translated as MLQRQSYANVADNSGAKKVQIIGIPYAPRKYATLGDVVTVTVKVAAPNSPAKKGKVYRAVVVRTKKEVRRPDGSYIKFDDNAVVLLNQYGEPLGTRILGPIAREVRNRGFTKLASLAPEVV
- a CDS encoding uracil-DNA glycosylase is translated as MKTLKHTIRSLIEIGFDVLYIEKEAPQSQVEPSQKLKEPTQSKEEMLKALYRKLEEERKCILYEGASGYVFGEGNPYSPVVFVGEAPGEEEDQQKRPFVGRAGRYLNQKLQEVGLRREEVYITNVVKSRPPGNRKPTPKEMQTCLPYLRKEIEIINPKLIVCLGATALEGILGKSLPISKYRGQFFEYPYNRRIKVFLTYHPAYILRNPSGEKEFVEDLKRIKEFLSSL
- a CDS encoding TRC40/GET3/ArsA family transport-energizing ATPase; the protein is MRVILFSGKGGVGKTTISAATAYKLSTLGYKTIVVSLDPAHSLGDAFDIPEEEKTKAKGLPIKISENLYIQEIDIQEEVDRYWGDVYRFLELLFNTTGLDQVVSEELAILPGMEEVTSLLYVNKYYKDGEFDALVLDLPPTGESLRFVSMPTVLKWYMRKIFNVERTILKVARPVARRLTDVPIPDDEYFKALENFYEKLKGVDELLVDPEITSVRLVANPEKMVLKESQRAFMYFNLFGVNVDAVVVNKVLPPFVEDCEHFSKWVLTQKKHLEDMHALFHPVPVFTVPLMEDEIVGEERLKILSDLIYGDTDPIRVFHKEKPYEFIEQNGDYMIKLKAPFLTKDGLSVLKSEGEIVIRWRNFKSHILLPRKLRDYEPVGAKIEEGYLKVFLSKAT
- the rplX gene encoding 50S ribosomal protein L24, producing the protein MAHKIKKGDTVVVLRGKERGKTGEVIKVLREENRVIVKNVNLVKKHVKGIPNVREGGIYEIEAPIHISNVMLICPKCGKPTRVGIRTVVEGEVLRKYRYCKKCNENIDLIREKARVRA